One genomic window of Roseateles sp. DAIF2 includes the following:
- a CDS encoding host-nuclease inhibitor Gam family protein: MSNLDAIAKRSDLYASSRQLLSERVAALNEGIAALRRDHIPGIKRALAKAAQAEAELRELVEANPDCFTKPKTRVLNGVKVGFQKGKGVISFADPAAVVARIKRHLPDQVEILVNVKESPVKDALAQLDGADLKKLGVTISAAGDQVVVKPVDSEVDKMVDALLKDATETEREDA; encoded by the coding sequence ATGTCCAACCTCGACGCGATCGCAAAGCGATCTGACCTCTATGCCTCCTCCCGGCAGCTGCTGAGCGAGCGCGTAGCGGCGCTGAACGAGGGCATCGCAGCGCTGCGCCGCGACCACATCCCCGGCATCAAGCGTGCTCTGGCCAAGGCGGCCCAAGCCGAAGCTGAGCTGCGCGAGCTGGTCGAGGCCAACCCCGATTGCTTCACCAAGCCGAAGACGCGCGTCCTGAACGGCGTCAAGGTCGGCTTCCAGAAGGGCAAGGGCGTCATCAGCTTCGCGGATCCCGCCGCGGTGGTGGCTCGCATCAAGAGGCACTTGCCCGACCAGGTGGAGATCCTGGTGAACGTGAAGGAGTCGCCGGTCAAGGACGCGCTGGCCCAGCTCGACGGCGCCGACCTCAAGAAGCTCGGCGTCACTATCTCGGCGGCAGGCGACCAGGTCGTCGTCAAGCCGGTGGACAGCGAGGTCGACAAGATGGTCGACGCGCTGCTGAAGGACGCCACCGAAACCGAGCGGGAGGACGCCTGA